From Halanaeroarchaeum sulfurireducens, a single genomic window includes:
- a CDS encoding site-specific integrase, with amino-acid sequence MSLEPIDAETALELYLADKDNELSEASLTGHKYRLGHFVRWCNDVEGIENLNTLSGRQLHRYRLWRREDGDLNKVSEKTQMDTLRVFIRWLESIDGVEQDLSEKVLSPSITPDENSRDVMLDSDSASKVLAHLEKYEYAGIQHVSIALMWHTMMRVGGVHVLDVDDYDPAKQYIKVRHRPDTGTPIKKKETGSGWSPSRISSATSSTTGSTPSDRQ; translated from the coding sequence ATGAGTCTCGAACCAATCGATGCGGAGACCGCACTCGAACTGTACCTCGCAGACAAAGATAACGAACTCTCAGAGGCATCGCTCACTGGCCACAAGTACCGTCTCGGTCATTTCGTCCGGTGGTGCAACGATGTCGAGGGAATAGAGAACCTCAACACGCTCAGTGGCCGCCAGCTACACAGGTACCGCCTCTGGCGGCGGGAAGACGGCGACCTGAACAAGGTCAGCGAAAAGACCCAGATGGACACACTGCGTGTGTTCATCCGCTGGCTGGAGTCAATCGACGGCGTGGAACAAGACCTGAGCGAGAAAGTGCTGTCCCCGTCGATAACCCCCGATGAGAACTCCCGAGACGTAATGCTGGACAGTGACAGTGCTTCGAAGGTACTCGCCCATCTGGAGAAGTACGAGTACGCGGGCATCCAGCACGTCTCGATTGCCCTGATGTGGCACACGATGATGCGAGTCGGTGGCGTCCACGTCCTCGACGTCGATGATTACGATCCAGCGAAACAGTACATCAAGGTTCGTCATCGACCGGATACCGGCACGCCGATCAAAAAAAAGGAGACGGGGAGCGGATGGTCGCCCTCTCGGATCAGCTCTGCGACCTCCTCGACGACTGGCTCGACGCCAAGCGACCGGCAGTGA
- a CDS encoding DUF7437 domain-containing protein yields the protein MSKAAGDPERAVNGLLSVAQLLEEPRLARLYTFVLREGDVTIDDIIEELEMPRTTAYSDAGTLVEFGVLTRDEDQKTHTYSAIPITLTANLDGDEYTITPTLIEAFGRSPRDQDLDLLIERHGLGKLAAALAYAIPYADGEMSERVAARELDLQHAFAIGVLQALRDVVLDMKTVDPYFESIRNAREQPPTTED from the coding sequence ATGTCGAAAGCTGCCGGGGACCCCGAGCGCGCCGTCAATGGCCTGCTGTCTGTCGCACAGCTGCTGGAAGAGCCGCGGCTGGCGCGACTTTACACGTTCGTTCTGCGAGAAGGAGACGTTACCATCGACGACATCATCGAAGAATTGGAGATGCCACGGACGACAGCGTACTCGGATGCCGGTACGCTCGTCGAATTCGGGGTGCTGACTCGGGACGAAGACCAAAAGACGCACACGTATTCGGCAATCCCGATTACACTCACCGCAAATTTGGACGGAGACGAGTACACGATTACGCCGACGCTCATCGAAGCGTTTGGCCGCTCACCTCGGGACCAGGATCTCGACCTCCTGATCGAGAGACACGGGCTCGGAAAGCTCGCAGCTGCACTCGCGTACGCCATTCCGTACGCTGACGGTGAGATGTCGGAACGGGTCGCGGCACGAGAGCTTGACCTCCAGCACGCGTTCGCAATTGGCGTGCTACAGGCGTTGCGGGACGTCGTCCTCGACATGAAGACGGTCGATCCGTATTTCGAGTCAATCCGGAACGCCCGCGAGCAGCCCCCAACCACGGAGGACTGA
- a CDS encoding geranylgeranylglycerol-phosphate geranylgeranyltransferase — MDGDALRGYVELARPLNAFVAGVLTFVGAFVAGGALTRPSLAGAAVVATWLATAAGNAINDYFDRDIDRINEPGRPIPRGAVSVRGALVYSVLLFGGAVVFALLLPPLAIAIAVINLTALVAYTRVFKGLPGAGNAVVAYLGGSTFLFGAAAVGDLRAGAVLFVLAALSTFSREIIKDVEDVAGDRAEGLRTLPIVVGERRAHLVAGAVLIIAVAASPLPFVWGIFGLPYLVVVIPADLVMLAACTLGYGNPTRGQRLLKYGMFLAAVAFVVGRIAVVIG; from the coding sequence ATGGACGGCGACGCCCTTCGCGGTTACGTCGAACTCGCCCGCCCCCTCAACGCATTCGTTGCGGGCGTGCTCACGTTCGTTGGGGCGTTCGTCGCCGGCGGCGCTCTCACACGCCCCAGCCTCGCAGGAGCGGCCGTGGTCGCGACCTGGCTCGCGACTGCCGCTGGGAACGCTATTAACGACTACTTCGACCGGGACATCGACCGCATCAACGAACCCGGTCGGCCGATTCCCAGGGGAGCCGTATCAGTAAGGGGGGCCCTGGTCTACAGCGTTCTTCTCTTCGGTGGTGCTGTCGTGTTCGCACTCCTGCTCCCGCCCCTCGCCATCGCCATCGCTGTCATCAACCTCACCGCCCTGGTCGCGTACACGCGTGTGTTCAAAGGACTCCCCGGGGCCGGCAACGCCGTCGTTGCCTATCTCGGAGGGAGCACCTTCCTCTTTGGCGCTGCGGCAGTCGGTGACCTTCGCGCCGGGGCCGTCCTCTTCGTGCTCGCCGCCCTCTCCACGTTCAGCCGAGAGATCATCAAGGACGTCGAAGACGTCGCGGGTGACAGGGCCGAGGGGTTGCGAACGCTGCCCATCGTCGTCGGCGAACGGCGGGCCCACCTCGTCGCGGGCGCCGTCCTGATAATCGCCGTCGCCGCGAGTCCGCTCCCGTTCGTCTGGGGAATATTCGGGCTTCCGTACCTCGTCGTCGTCATCCCTGCCGACCTGGTGATGCTCGCAGCCTGCACGCTCGGCTACGGGAATCCCACACGGGGGCAACGGTTGTTAAAATATGGAATGTTCCTCGCGGCGGTAGCGTTCGTCGTCGGTCGGATCGCCGTCGTCATCGGCTGA
- a CDS encoding CoA-binding protein, whose amino-acid sequence MPVQSDDELASILGQNRIAVVGCSTTEGKAAHEVPKYLQERGFEIVPVNPFAEEVLGEPAYDSVTAVPGTVDVVDVFRPSEEVPEILDAVLDRDDEPVLWLQLGIEHEAAADRAEAAGLTVVQDRCMKIEHKRLNA is encoded by the coding sequence ATGCCTGTCCAATCGGACGACGAACTCGCGTCCATTCTCGGCCAAAACCGTATCGCCGTGGTCGGGTGTTCGACCACGGAGGGTAAAGCGGCTCACGAGGTGCCGAAGTACCTCCAGGAACGAGGCTTCGAGATCGTGCCGGTGAACCCATTCGCCGAGGAGGTTCTCGGCGAACCCGCCTACGATTCGGTCACTGCGGTTCCAGGAACGGTGGACGTCGTGGACGTGTTTCGCCCGAGCGAAGAGGTGCCCGAGATCCTCGATGCGGTTCTCGATCGCGACGACGAACCCGTCCTCTGGTTACAGCTCGGCATCGAACACGAAGCGGCCGCGGACCGTGCTGAGGCGGCCGGATTAACGGTCGTGCAGGATCGCTGCATGAAAATCGAGCACAAGCGGCTGAACGCCTGA
- a CDS encoding DUF5798 family protein, whose protein sequence is MGFGSTAKKLQKVVDMADDLYSKLNDLRDQMGEIRETIDTTNERVEAVEADLEEQRALLEAIAAANDIDLPLEDDENGTAEDTERTSEA, encoded by the coding sequence ATGGGATTTGGGAGCACGGCCAAAAAACTCCAAAAGGTCGTGGACATGGCCGACGACCTCTATAGCAAACTCAACGATCTCCGGGACCAGATGGGCGAGATCCGCGAGACGATCGACACGACGAACGAACGAGTCGAAGCGGTTGAGGCGGACCTCGAGGAACAGCGAGCGTTGCTCGAAGCTATCGCCGCAGCCAACGACATCGACCTCCCACTGGAAGACGACGAGAACGGGACCGCCGAGGATACCGAACGGACCTCAGAGGCCTGA
- a CDS encoding helix-turn-helix domain-containing protein, giving the protein MLIAELTIEHPILGVVLQRVPGIELEWEETYERDDGRTQMLAWIESEDFDAVAEAIEVDSTVRNPDVLTQVDDRRLYRVEFSELGKETDLMPEFLEVGSGLESVVATEEGWTIRARYPNRAALSHIYKFCQNHDIPVSIDNVYDRQTWTEQGVTTLSEPQRQIMREAIECGYLSIPRECSLAELGERLDISESAASERFRRAARNLAEKTVI; this is encoded by the coding sequence ATGCTAATCGCGGAGCTAACGATTGAGCATCCTATCCTTGGTGTAGTACTCCAGCGTGTACCGGGAATTGAATTAGAGTGGGAGGAGACCTACGAGCGGGACGACGGGAGGACTCAGATGCTCGCGTGGATCGAAAGCGAGGATTTCGACGCGGTTGCAGAAGCAATCGAAGTCGATTCCACAGTCCGCAATCCAGATGTACTCACCCAGGTGGATGATCGACGGTTGTACCGCGTTGAGTTCTCGGAGTTAGGCAAGGAGACCGACCTCATGCCAGAGTTCCTCGAAGTGGGGTCCGGGCTTGAGTCTGTTGTTGCGACTGAGGAGGGCTGGACGATTCGAGCCCGATACCCAAATCGGGCTGCACTCTCTCACATCTACAAATTCTGCCAGAACCACGATATTCCTGTGAGTATCGACAACGTCTACGACCGACAGACCTGGACGGAACAGGGAGTTACCACACTGTCCGAACCGCAGCGCCAGATCATGCGAGAGGCAATCGAATGTGGGTATCTGTCGATTCCAAGAGAGTGCTCACTCGCGGAGCTAGGCGAACGCCTGGACATCTCGGAGAGTGCTGCTTCTGAACGTTTCCGCCGAGCGGCACGGAATCTGGCCGAGAAAACGGTAATTTGA
- a CDS encoding ornithine cyclodeaminase family protein, which yields MTEVLFLSSDEVTDLAEPADYVDAVRSAYRQRGRGAPAEPRTALESDDPPGMFTTYAAILPETGAMGGYMYSAGFGARDAWFVTPLYDAETGTLQAIIDGASMNPFKTGAAGAVGVDALAREDATEVAVFGSGAQARGQLRATATVRDLERVRVYSTTRENRIAFAEEMTDVLGIPVEAVPAGEGSLAGADIVITATNATEPVFDGTNLEPGTHVTAMGQYHTERFEIDATTVERSVYVPDLEDRVYQDAGAFLNARSKGAIDDDDHVHAELGAVVAGMADGRTDPEQITLFDSGGTGIETVAAAHLLYERARAENLGTVLSFSPASEALTGR from the coding sequence ATGACCGAAGTCCTGTTCCTGTCGAGTGACGAGGTGACCGACCTCGCAGAACCGGCCGATTACGTCGACGCCGTTCGATCCGCGTACCGCCAGCGTGGAAGGGGAGCGCCGGCGGAGCCACGCACGGCCCTGGAGAGCGACGACCCGCCGGGGATGTTTACGACGTACGCGGCGATACTGCCCGAGACTGGAGCGATGGGTGGATACATGTACAGTGCGGGATTTGGCGCTCGGGACGCCTGGTTCGTCACACCACTGTACGACGCGGAGACCGGCACCCTTCAGGCCATCATCGACGGGGCGAGCATGAACCCGTTCAAGACGGGTGCTGCGGGGGCGGTCGGCGTCGACGCGCTTGCGCGCGAGGACGCGACCGAGGTGGCCGTCTTCGGAAGCGGCGCTCAGGCACGGGGACAGCTCCGGGCGACGGCGACCGTCAGGGACCTCGAACGCGTTCGCGTGTACTCCACGACGCGAGAGAACCGGATCGCCTTCGCCGAGGAGATGACCGACGTTCTCGGAATCCCGGTCGAGGCCGTGCCCGCCGGCGAGGGCAGCCTCGCCGGCGCGGACATCGTCATCACCGCGACGAACGCGACCGAACCCGTCTTCGACGGTACGAATCTCGAACCCGGTACGCACGTCACCGCGATGGGACAGTATCATACCGAACGGTTCGAGATCGACGCGACGACGGTCGAACGATCGGTGTACGTCCCCGACCTCGAAGACAGGGTCTACCAGGATGCGGGGGCGTTCCTCAACGCCCGATCGAAAGGCGCCATCGACGACGACGACCACGTGCACGCCGAGCTCGGTGCCGTCGTCGCCGGCATGGCCGACGGCCGAACCGATCCCGAGCAGATCACCCTCTTCGACAGCGGTGGCACCGGCATCGAGACCGTCGCGGCGGCCCATCTGCTGTACGAACGGGCCAGAGCGGAGAACCTCGGCACGGTACTGTCGTTCTCCCCCGCGAGCGAGGCGCTCACCGGACGCTAA
- a CDS encoding MFS transporter: MNSNDRAIVGLVMISHAMVHTYELSIPIFMTVWLDLFEISPGRLGLVVSAGYALFGLGALPGGVLADVLGSRRLIAVALFGMGGSFVALSLSPSIPVIAVSLLLWGSAASVYHPSGLSLISTGVDARGDAFAFHGMAGNAGIAFGPLATTLLLLFTDWHLVALVLAVPALLAGAYALRLRIDESAAVSDDADDKTGGVSSLAEFVAESKLLFFGPFVAVFGIVMASGLYYRGVLTFLPEMIAEFPMFEPIQIANRALEPSRYFYSGLLMVGIAGQYVGGKLTKRMPTERAIAIAFGVLALLALAFLPASNAGLIPFLVLGALLGFFLFVVQPLYQATVAEYSPAGTRGLSYGYTYLGTFGIGASGAAIAGGVLEFFSPGVLFFVLAGIALVAAILGAVLSFR; the protein is encoded by the coding sequence GTGAACAGTAACGACCGTGCCATCGTTGGACTGGTGATGATCTCCCACGCGATGGTCCACACCTACGAGCTCTCCATCCCGATTTTCATGACGGTCTGGCTGGACCTCTTCGAGATATCGCCGGGCCGGCTCGGGCTCGTGGTTTCCGCCGGATACGCGCTGTTCGGTCTCGGCGCTCTTCCGGGGGGCGTGCTTGCCGACGTTCTCGGCTCCCGTCGACTCATCGCCGTCGCGCTCTTCGGCATGGGTGGCTCGTTCGTCGCGCTTTCGCTTTCACCCTCAATCCCGGTCATCGCCGTCTCGCTCTTGCTGTGGGGGAGCGCGGCGAGCGTCTATCACCCCTCGGGGCTGTCCCTCATCAGTACTGGCGTGGACGCCCGCGGCGACGCCTTCGCGTTTCACGGGATGGCCGGGAACGCGGGCATCGCATTCGGCCCGCTCGCCACGACGTTGTTGTTGCTGTTCACGGACTGGCACCTCGTGGCGCTCGTGCTCGCCGTGCCGGCGCTGCTCGCCGGAGCGTACGCGCTCCGACTTCGCATCGACGAATCCGCCGCGGTATCGGACGACGCCGACGACAAAACGGGCGGCGTGTCCTCACTCGCCGAATTCGTCGCCGAATCGAAACTGCTCTTTTTCGGCCCCTTCGTCGCCGTCTTCGGCATCGTCATGGCCTCAGGGCTGTACTACCGGGGCGTTCTCACGTTTCTGCCGGAGATGATCGCCGAATTCCCGATGTTCGAACCCATTCAGATAGCGAATCGGGCCCTCGAACCGTCCAGGTACTTCTACTCCGGACTGCTCATGGTCGGAATCGCGGGCCAGTACGTCGGCGGCAAACTGACCAAGCGGATGCCCACCGAGCGGGCGATCGCGATCGCGTTCGGTGTCCTGGCGCTGCTGGCCCTGGCGTTTTTGCCCGCGTCCAACGCAGGACTGATACCGTTCCTCGTCCTCGGCGCCCTCCTCGGATTTTTCCTCTTCGTCGTCCAACCGCTCTACCAGGCGACCGTCGCCGAGTACTCACCCGCGGGAACCCGAGGGCTATCCTACGGGTACACCTATCTGGGGACGTTCGGCATCGGGGCGTCGGGCGCGGCGATCGCGGGCGGCGTTCTCGAGTTCTTCTCACCGGGCGTCCTCTTTTTCGTCCTCGCCGGCATCGCCCTCGTGGCCGCGATTCTCGGAGCAGTCCTGAGCTTCCGGTGA
- a CDS encoding class I SAM-dependent methyltransferase: MHDVPVFDRVAPIYDALLPGTAREPLDDGLSYAERDLSTLVDLGGGTGRAARALAHEPIVFDGSQGMLRKARNQGMAAIRGDVRHLPFPDASLDAVISVDAVHHFPAVPTVVEDVFRTLAVGGVFVVREFDPDTLRGTALVAGERLVGFASTFYTVDELDGVLDAAGFDTIVEERGFVYTLVGVKPDPK, translated from the coding sequence GTGCACGACGTCCCAGTCTTCGACCGGGTGGCTCCCATCTACGACGCCCTGCTGCCCGGCACCGCTCGCGAACCCCTGGACGATGGACTCTCGTACGCAGAGCGGGACCTTTCGACGCTCGTAGACCTTGGCGGGGGAACCGGACGGGCCGCTCGCGCCCTGGCGCACGAGCCGATCGTCTTCGATGGCAGCCAGGGGATGTTACGAAAAGCCCGGAACCAGGGGATGGCGGCGATTCGGGGCGACGTCAGACACCTTCCCTTCCCGGATGCGTCCCTGGATGCCGTGATCTCGGTCGACGCGGTCCATCACTTCCCAGCCGTCCCGACGGTCGTCGAGGACGTCTTCCGGACTCTCGCCGTGGGCGGCGTCTTCGTCGTCAGGGAATTCGATCCCGACACCCTTCGTGGAACGGCGCTGGTCGCTGGGGAGCGCCTCGTCGGATTCGCCTCCACGTTCTACACGGTCGACGAACTCGACGGCGTCCTCGACGCTGCCGGGTTCGATACGATCGTGGAGGAGCGGGGGTTCGTCTATACGCTCGTTGGCGTCAAGCCTGACCCCAAGTAA
- a CDS encoding GNAT family N-acetyltransferase: MQFEILGWSPDGPTLELDWRRFRYAGKFVMSNTGKAVALADGEVVGALAFNADRTDENRAWIRYVTVRDDRRGEGIGPRLTAFAADRLLDRYERLRTGANNSFSYHSFYKAGFAYTGETTGIAELVLERPGDRSGERYRAGLHRYDERDLDERERQFVAAHRNDDPPAVIDAPNGDN; this comes from the coding sequence ATGCAGTTCGAAATCCTCGGGTGGTCGCCGGACGGACCGACCCTCGAACTCGACTGGCGTCGGTTCAGGTACGCCGGCAAGTTCGTCATGTCGAACACGGGAAAGGCGGTCGCCCTGGCGGATGGAGAGGTGGTCGGAGCCCTCGCGTTCAACGCGGATCGCACCGACGAGAACCGCGCCTGGATCCGCTACGTGACCGTTCGGGACGACCGACGTGGTGAGGGGATCGGCCCGCGACTTACCGCTTTTGCCGCGGACAGACTCCTGGATCGGTACGAGCGTCTGCGAACCGGAGCGAACAACTCGTTTTCCTACCACTCATTCTACAAGGCCGGTTTCGCCTACACCGGTGAGACGACCGGAATCGCGGAACTCGTTCTCGAACGCCCCGGCGATCGATCGGGGGAGCGATACCGGGCGGGACTCCATCGATACGACGAGCGCGACCTGGACGAACGCGAACGGCAGTTCGTGGCGGCCCATCGAAACGACGATCCGCCCGCCGTCATCGACGCACCGAACGGTGATAATTAA
- the fen gene encoding flap endonuclease-1: MGNADLRQLAVIEEVAFDDLDGDVVAVDAHNWLYRYLTITVKFTNESVYTTEKGEEVANLIGIVQGLPKFFENDLTPIFVFDGSVTQLKADEIEQRRDVKADAEKKMAEAKAAGDAVEAARFESRTQRLTDTIHETSRTLLAHLDVPYVEAPAEGEAQAAHMARTDEAVDYAGSEDYDTLLLGAPKTLRKLTTRGAPELMDFNRTLAEHDITREQLVDVGILVGTDFNDGVTGYGPKTALDAIHEHGDLWAVLEAEGETIEHADEIRDLFLDPDVTDDYSVDLDPSPNLDAAKRYVTEEWEVPMGEVDRGFERIESALTQTGLDRWT, encoded by the coding sequence ATGGGGAACGCTGACCTCCGTCAACTGGCCGTCATCGAGGAGGTCGCCTTCGACGACCTCGACGGTGACGTCGTCGCCGTCGATGCGCACAACTGGCTCTACCGGTATCTCACGATAACGGTAAAGTTCACGAACGAGTCCGTCTACACGACCGAGAAGGGTGAGGAAGTTGCCAACCTGATCGGCATCGTCCAGGGCCTCCCGAAGTTCTTCGAAAATGACCTCACCCCGATTTTCGTCTTCGACGGGAGCGTCACGCAACTCAAAGCCGACGAGATCGAACAGCGCCGGGATGTGAAAGCCGACGCCGAGAAAAAGATGGCCGAAGCGAAGGCGGCGGGGGACGCTGTCGAGGCCGCCCGCTTCGAGTCCCGGACACAGCGGTTGACCGACACCATTCACGAGACGTCGCGCACGCTGCTAGCCCACCTCGATGTCCCCTACGTCGAGGCGCCGGCCGAGGGCGAAGCCCAGGCAGCGCACATGGCGCGAACGGACGAGGCCGTCGACTACGCCGGGAGTGAGGACTACGACACGCTGTTGCTCGGGGCGCCGAAGACGTTGCGAAAACTCACGACGCGCGGAGCCCCGGAACTAATGGACTTCAACCGGACGCTCGCGGAACACGACATCACCCGGGAACAGCTGGTCGACGTCGGCATCCTCGTCGGGACGGATTTCAACGATGGGGTGACCGGCTATGGACCGAAGACCGCACTCGACGCGATTCACGAACATGGCGACCTCTGGGCCGTTCTCGAGGCCGAAGGGGAGACGATCGAACACGCGGACGAGATTCGCGACCTGTTCTTGGATCCCGACGTTACCGACGACTACTCCGTCGATCTGGATCCGAGCCCGAATCTCGACGCCGCGAAACGGTACGTTACCGAGGAGTGGGAGGTTCCGATGGGGGAAGTCGACCGGGGATTCGAACGCATCGAGTCGGCGCTCACCCAGACCGGCCTCGACCGGTGGACGTGA
- a CDS encoding class II fumarate hydratase encodes MSDDYRTEEDSLGEMQVPADAYWGAQTQRAVENFPISNETFDRRFIRALGIVKKGAAQANRELGLVPEDKADAIIEAAEEVIEGEHDDQFPVDIFQTGSGTSSNMNANEVISNRATEIYGGEIGSREIHPNDHVNYGQSSNDVIPTAMHVASLEAVVNDVEPALEKLRDALADKEEEFHDVVKTGRTHLQDATPIRLGQEFSGYRTQVEKGLVRVENSKEHLSELALGGTAVGTGLNTHPDFPELAAEYISEASGVEFREADNHFEAEAAHDAMNEAHGALRVVAGSLNKIANDLRLLASGPRNGLNEVVQPENQPGSSIMPGKINPVVAEAVNQVHKQVVGNDAAVAAGAAEGQIDLNLYKPVLANNFLQSARLIANASDVFAEKFIDKLEADREECEEQVEQSMALATALNPTIGYDKASEVAKEALKKGKTIREVVVEKGYLTEEEADEVVDPEKMTERVILTGDD; translated from the coding sequence ATGTCCGACGACTATCGCACCGAAGAGGACAGCCTCGGCGAGATGCAAGTACCCGCTGACGCGTACTGGGGCGCACAGACCCAGCGCGCGGTCGAGAACTTCCCGATCAGCAACGAGACCTTCGACAGGCGGTTCATCCGCGCGCTCGGGATCGTGAAAAAGGGCGCGGCACAGGCCAACCGAGAACTTGGGTTGGTCCCCGAGGACAAGGCCGACGCAATCATCGAGGCTGCAGAGGAGGTCATCGAGGGCGAGCACGACGACCAGTTCCCGGTCGATATCTTCCAGACGGGCTCCGGGACGTCCTCGAACATGAACGCGAACGAGGTCATCTCCAACCGCGCGACGGAGATCTACGGCGGAGAGATCGGCTCCCGCGAAATCCACCCGAACGACCACGTCAACTACGGGCAGTCCTCGAACGACGTCATTCCGACGGCCATGCACGTCGCCTCCCTGGAGGCCGTCGTCAACGACGTCGAGCCCGCCCTGGAGAAACTCCGGGACGCGCTGGCCGACAAGGAAGAGGAATTCCACGACGTCGTGAAGACGGGCCGCACCCACCTCCAGGACGCGACGCCGATCCGACTCGGACAGGAGTTTAGCGGGTATCGGACACAGGTCGAAAAGGGACTCGTGCGCGTCGAAAATAGCAAGGAACACCTCAGCGAACTCGCGCTGGGCGGTACGGCCGTCGGAACGGGTCTCAACACGCATCCAGACTTCCCCGAGCTGGCCGCCGAGTACATCTCCGAGGCGTCCGGCGTCGAGTTCCGCGAGGCGGACAACCACTTCGAAGCCGAAGCCGCTCACGACGCGATGAACGAGGCACACGGCGCGCTTCGGGTCGTCGCAGGCTCGCTCAACAAGATTGCGAACGACCTCAGGCTCCTCGCCTCCGGCCCCCGAAACGGCCTGAACGAAGTCGTCCAGCCCGAGAACCAGCCCGGTTCCTCGATCATGCCCGGGAAGATCAACCCGGTCGTGGCGGAGGCCGTCAATCAGGTTCACAAACAGGTCGTCGGCAACGACGCCGCCGTCGCCGCGGGAGCAGCCGAGGGTCAGATCGACCTCAACCTCTACAAGCCGGTTCTGGCCAACAACTTCCTGCAATCCGCGCGCCTCATCGCCAACGCCAGCGACGTCTTTGCAGAGAAGTTTATCGACAAACTCGAGGCCGACCGCGAAGAGTGCGAAGAACAGGTCGAACAGAGCATGGCGCTGGCGACTGCGCTCAACCCGACCATCGGCTACGACAAGGCCTCTGAGGTCGCCAAAGAAGCGCTCAAGAAGGGCAAGACGATCCGGGAGGTCGTCGTCGAGAAGGGGTATCTCACCGAAGAGGAAGCCGACGAAGTCGTCGATCCCGAGAAGATGACCGAGCGCGTCATCCTCACGGGCGACGACTGA
- a CDS encoding PH domain-containing protein, whose protein sequence is MQRLDPRVGVVWGLAAVVAALIVGAVATGIALFLIDWPLWTGAAVGAVVLVVGLGYAALRYRIWRYEVQADALYLERGVLTRVRTVVPYVRIQHVDTQRDPLERIVGIGSVVIYTAGSRGADVSIPGLDPERATALQQRLRSLIGESDAEDAV, encoded by the coding sequence ATGCAACGACTCGACCCCCGGGTCGGCGTGGTATGGGGGCTCGCGGCCGTCGTCGCCGCCCTGATCGTCGGGGCCGTCGCGACGGGAATCGCCCTCTTCCTGATCGACTGGCCGCTCTGGACCGGTGCCGCCGTCGGTGCCGTCGTCCTGGTCGTGGGTCTCGGATACGCCGCCCTCCGATATCGCATCTGGCGGTACGAGGTGCAAGCGGATGCCCTCTACCTCGAACGGGGCGTGCTCACGCGGGTTCGGACCGTGGTTCCCTACGTCCGCATTCAGCACGTCGACACGCAGCGCGATCCTCTCGAACGGATCGTGGGTATCGGGAGCGTGGTGATCTATACGGCTGGATCGCGGGGAGCAGACGTCTCCATCCCCGGTCTCGATCCGGAGCGGGCAACGGCGTTACAGCAGCGGCTTCGATCGCTCATCGGCGAGTCCGACGCCGAGGACGCCGTATGA